TTCATTTGGTACGCCGGAGCACTTGCCGCCGGTCGCGCCCAAGGCACGCCATACTGAGCGCCATAGGCGCCGCGCATGAACATCATGCGCAATCGCAATTTCACTGAGGCCGACCAAAGAGCGAGAATTCTCCGGTACTCGAAGAAGGAGACCGGCGATGCGCCGAAAACTGAAGAAAGTGGACCTCCAGTTCCTCGCCCTGCTGCTGCTTGCAGGCCCCGCGTCGATCGTCTCGCCGATCCTGGCGCCGGCTCATTCCGCAGTTCCCGTGGCATCAGCGCCTGGCGAAGGTGTGATCAAGCTGCGCAGCGACTACGGCTTCGATGAGACCATCGTGCGCCTGAAAGGCGACATCGCGGCGAAGGGCATTCGCTTCTTCGACGAAATCGACCACACCAAACTCGGCGCACGCGCAAACCTAACGATTAATCGTTCGACGTTGCTGTTGTTCGGCAATCCGCCGTTGGGCGTCCAGTTCCTCCAGTCGAATCCCATTGCCGGTCTCGATTGGCCAGTGCGCATGCTCGTCACGCAGGACGACGACGGAACCGTTTGGGTAAGTTGGACCGACTTCTCATTCGTCGCCGGCCGCTACCATCTCCGCGATCGCGATGCACAGATCAAGATGGCGACCGAAGTCGCCGCCTCGATCGCCTCAGCCGCAAGGAAACAGCCATGAAGTCCAACCACACTTGTCGCGACATTTCCGGTCCGCTTCTGCGCCGCGACCTGCTCGCCATGTTCGCTTACGTGAACCGCAACGGCCGCAGCTCGAAATGCGTCGACGGAACGTTCGGCGATGCCGAAGTGCATCTTGAGCGACTTGCGGCTGCCGCCGGAATGCAATGACCGCAAGAACTCGGGACGCTCTTCAGGGGAGCCTCCCGCAACTGAACGGGAGGCTCCTCTTATTATGTCGTGCGCTGCTTTGCGCGTTCGCCATCGCCGCCGTCGTCATTGCGATCCTGTTGCCAATCCGCAGCCCCTTAGAAGCTGCGGTTTACGGCCTGCGCTTGTCCAAGGCGGTTGTGCTCATCACGATCGCCGGCATCCTCGCCTTTCGCCGGCCGCGTGACCCGGTCGCTGCGCTGTTAGCAATCACCCTGCTCAGCTGGACAATCACCAGCAGCTTCGACTTTGGGACTGAAACCGTCCTCCTTCAGACTCTCGATCATGGACGCTTTCTGTTGTTTGCGCTGACATTGCTGCTCTTCCCGGACGGTCTTTGGCAGCCAGGTTGGACACGGCCGGTGGCAGGCTGCAGCGTCGCGGTATTCTTGATCGGTATTTGCGAAGCGGCGGGCCTGCTGCACACGCGCGTCTTTCTCCCACTCGCGATCGCGTGCGTCTTTGCCGGGATCGGATCGCTCGTGACGCGTTTTCGGAATGCCCGCACATTCGCTTTGCGGCAGCGGCTCAAGTGGGTCGCGCTCGGGCTCTTGGCCGGCGTCAGCATGATCCTCGCGGCTCGGGCGGGTTTGGCGTGGTCGGGTTCGAAGGCCATGGCTTTCCTGTGGGAAGCATTGTTCCAGCTAGGCATCATGGCGATCGCACTCGGTTTTGTGGCGTCGCTCACCAGCTATCGGCTGTTCGATGCTGAAGCCGCGATCAGCCGCTCGGCGGGTTATGCGCTCCTGACAATCGCATTGGTTGCGACTTTCGGCGGCGCCGAAGCGCTGATCGAGAACCTTGGACAATTGTACCTGGGAAGTGGCGTCGGTAGCATTTCGGGCGCGATGGCCGCGGCAGTCGCGGCAGTGCTTCTAAACCCGCTCCACGGGCGCATCACCGACTGGGCCGAGCAGCGCTTTCAGCCCGACCTGGCCACTTTAAAAATGGAGCTACCCCACGTCGCCTCACGCGAGGCCGCGAAAGGATCCACGCGCGGATTGGGCGCAGAAGTCCTTCCGCTCATCGGCGCAGCCGTACATGCGACGAGATGCGCAATGTTGGTCGACGATCAGATTGTCTCCGCCGACGGAATTACCCTCTCCGCTGCACGACTATGGGCGCGAAGTCAGAAGTCCGAAGTCTCCGCATCATCCGGCGGCATGTGGTGCGACCCCCTGTTCCCGGTCCGCCTGCGACTAGGAACCACTCCCTCCGGCAACGCGGCTTGGCTTCTTCTCGGTCCTCGACCCGACGGTACTTTCTACCGGCGGGAAGACACAGCGGCCCTCCGCTCTATCCTTCCGGCAATCGGGCAGGCGCTGACGACCACGCTCGCGCGCGAAGCCATCGACGCCGCGATTGCCAGCCGTGAACGCAAGTTTCGCAGGGACCTTGAGGCGCTCAATGCCCGAATGGAGCGAACCGAAGTCACGTTGCGAGAAGTCGTGGCACGTGGTGCGCGCCCTTATCTCGGTCGCGCATAGGAGAGGTAATGGCAGGAATGGGTCCAAAGCTGCCGCTAAGCGGAACGTTCGCTTACGGCCATTCCCTTACGTAGAGCCGAAAGCCTACGACTTTAGAAAGGACCACAGAACTGCCACCTCCAGCCTTACGGGGGCATCGGACCAGAATTAGGTGGTCGTTACACAGAGGTCACGAATGGTGCCCAGGGGCGGGATCGAACCACCGACACCGTGATTTTCAGTCACGTGCTCTACCAACTGAGCTACCTGGGCTCTCGAACCGGACGGGACGCCCGCTCAAGCGACCGGCTCACTAACCGTCGCCATCCTCGCTGTCCACCCTCGGCATGAGGTCTCGCTCCTCCGCCGGCGGGCCGGGGATGCTATATCCGCCGCCAAGCCACTTGAGCAGGTCGCGGTCCTTACAGCCGCGGCTGCAAAAGGGCGCGTACTCAGGGGACTGAGGCGAGCGGCAGAGCGGGCAGGTGTCCGTTCGTTTAGAGCTTTTCGGCATATCCGCCTGCAATGGGGAGGGATGGGTCGGCACGCAACTCGACCGCGCCACCAATTTGGCGCGACAGCTCGTCCAGCCAACCCGAACATGCCTCCAGCGCGGCAATCAGTGCCGGGTGAGCGACCAGGCGCTTGGCGCCCGGCGCGTCCATCGCTGCATGTCTGAGCAAGGCGCGCGCTTCAAAATTCGCGCGGTCCTGCGCCAGCTCGACGAGCGACGCGCGATGGCGCGGGCGGACGATCTGGACGAAGCCGAAGCCGTTCACCACCGTTCGTTCGAACGGCTGCGGGAGCGCGTCATCGATCCTTGCTCCAGCGGATTGACGCGCCGCTTTGCTCCCAGCTGTCGGCAAATCGATCCCGATCGATCCGCCGATGTCGAGCCGGCGGGTCGCCTCGGCGGCTGCGGAGGCGCCGCGCTCGGCGAGCTCGTCAGGCGGCATAAGGCCATCGACGTCGATCAGGGTCATCGCGGGCGTCGGCGAGATGCGAAGCTCGCCGCCTGCAAAGCGAACGATCCCACTTCGCGCTTCTTCCAGCAGGTCATTCCAGCCAAGCGCCGCCAGCTCATCGCGGGGCGAAGGGAAAGGTAGTTGGTTGCCCGCTGGCGCAATTGCGGGCCGGGGCTGCTCGTCGGTGATGCGTGCCAGCGGTCGCTTCCATGGCTCGGCGCCGGGAATGGCCTCACGTGTCACCTCGATGTTCAAGGCAGAGCCCTCCGTCGCGCCGCCAGCGCCGCGGGGTAGGAGATATTCGCGATTTTCTGCATCACGCGCGACGGCATTCCGGCCGCCGGTTCCGACGCTTGCCAACCGTCCGGCCAGAACGCTTCCGGCTCGCGGCGATCCATCCAGCTCGATCCGCGCCTCGACGATCTCGCCATCCTGTACAAGCACCGATCGGATCTCGCCGATCCCGCGCTCGATCAGCCATTCAGGCAAGCGGATATCCCGCGCTTTTCAGCAGCATGCGCGTCTCGGCGACGGGCAAGCCGACGACGTTCGAATAGCTGCCGGCGATGTGGCGGACATAGACTTCGCCATAGCCCTGCAGCGCATAGCCGCCGGCCTTGCCCTGCCATTCGCCATGCGCTGCGTAGAAGTCGATCTCCTGTTTTGAGAGACCCTTCATCCCAATCATCGTCACGACCAGCCGCTGGCGGATTTGGCCGCCGGGAATTGCGAGTGCGACGCCGGTCATCACGCGGTGGCGGCGTCCGGAGAGTAGTCGCATACACTCACGCAGCGTCTCTTCATCCTCGACTTTGGGGAGAATCCGGCGGCCGACGGCGACCACGGTGTCGGCTGCCAGAACAAACGCGTCAGGTTCACGCGCCGCAATCGCCGCCGCCTTTTCGCGCGCCAGCCGCGATGCATGCACACGCGGAAGCTCGCCCTTGGGCACGCTTTCGTCGATTTCGGCGGGCATCACGGCGTCAGGGGTGACGCCGATGCGAGCAAGAAGGTCGATACGGCGCGGGCTCGCCGAGGCGAGGATCAGCCGCATGAATGATTAGCCCGTGTAGCCGGGCGGCCCTCCGCGGCCGGGCATGAAGCGGTAGGTGATCCGGCCCTTGGTGAGGTCGTACGGCGTCAGTTCGACGAGCACTTCGTCGCCGGTGAGGAC
This portion of the Sphingomonas limnosediminicola genome encodes:
- a CDS encoding DUF302 domain-containing protein, giving the protein MRRKLKKVDLQFLALLLLAGPASIVSPILAPAHSAVPVASAPGEGVIKLRSDYGFDETIVRLKGDIAAKGIRFFDEIDHTKLGARANLTINRSTLLLFGNPPLGVQFLQSNPIAGLDWPVRMLVTQDDDGTVWVSWTDFSFVAGRYHLRDRDAQIKMATEVAASIASAARKQP
- a CDS encoding Maf family protein; translation: MRLILASASPRRIDLLARIGVTPDAVMPAEIDESVPKGELPRVHASRLAREKAAAIAAREPDAFVLAADTVVAVGRRILPKVEDEETLRECMRLLSGRRHRVMTGVALAIPGGQIRQRLVVTMIGMKGLSKQEIDFYAAHGEWQGKAGGYALQGYGEVYVRHIAGSYSNVVGLPVAETRMLLKSAGYPLA
- a CDS encoding DNA gyrase inhibitor YacG — translated: MPKSSKRTDTCPLCRSPQSPEYAPFCSRGCKDRDLLKWLGGGYSIPGPPAEERDLMPRVDSEDGDG
- a CDS encoding ribonuclease, with amino-acid sequence MPEWLIERGIGEIRSVLVQDGEIVEARIELDGSPRAGSVLAGRLASVGTGGRNAVARDAENREYLLPRGAGGATEGSALNIEVTREAIPGAEPWKRPLARITDEQPRPAIAPAGNQLPFPSPRDELAALGWNDLLEEARSGIVRFAGGELRISPTPAMTLIDVDGLMPPDELAERGASAAAEATRRLDIGGSIGIDLPTAGSKAARQSAGARIDDALPQPFERTVVNGFGFVQIVRPRHRASLVELAQDRANFEARALLRHAAMDAPGAKRLVAHPALIAALEACSGWLDELSRQIGGAVELRADPSLPIAGGYAEKL